A stretch of the Taeniopygia guttata chromosome 3, bTaeGut7.mat, whole genome shotgun sequence genome encodes the following:
- the LOC140683528 gene encoding uncharacterized protein: protein MVWRSPCRSHRAGAGGFPQGHARPGPARPAAAPAGTPPGQTPPQARPGAASGHPGQPAAHQLLHVGRGLHDGRGGRGGRFVYLQPEPAAAAASSSSSSSLVRGAATGGPRCRQESAGAARAHTRTHTGMHTHGSSQWIKSRASPGTGAHRTDAGRGRRRVGTSSPAHRAPPGRTPCPAPAAPPPPLHNSPRRNAPAPPFPTPVPHPGGATPAPPPRSRPAAGARPRAPPPRSPRRPGPAAPPPRIPPRAPPLPPERRRPAPPAPYLQRRRRRGRCCGARGRRRLRGEKGREGGRRCLLPCPPAGLGGPWRPVSPRGREEAAPAPGRWRRRLHGAARPATQGGARAGSAAATSMRGVRRAAAAAAAAPPRRTHPGAARAPLSAPPAASAGLVIDFQENSRRHRLPPSVSPSAAVAAAASPALARSAAGTGGPPDSAGGARQRGAAELHSPHPELAL from the exons ATGGTGTG GCGGAGCCCCTGCCGCTCGCACCGCGCCGGGGCCGGCGGCTTCCCGCAGGGGcacgcccggcccggcccggcccgccccgcggcAGCACCTGCCGGGACCCCGCCCGGGCAGACCCCGCCGCAggcccggcccggggcagcCTCCGGTCACCCGGGGCAGCCGGCTGCGCATCAACTTTTGCATGTGGGCCGCGGCCTCCATGAtggccggggcgggcgggggggcCGGTTTGTTTACTTGCAGCCAgagccggcggcggcggcagcatcatcatcatcatcatcatcccttGTGCGAGGCGCTGCCACCGGCGGCCCGCGATGCCGACAGGAAAGCGCAGGGGCTGCGCGggcacacacacgcacacacacggGCATGCACACGCACGGAAGTTCCCAGTGGATAAAATCCCGCGCTAGTCCCGGCACCGGCGCCCACCGCACGGACGCGGGGAGGGGCCGCCGCCGCGTGGGAACCTCCAGCCCCGCGCATCGAGCACCCCCGGGGCGCacgccctgccctgcccctgccgcCCCCCCTCCCCCGTTACATAACTCTCCCCGCCGAAACGCCCCTGCCCCGCCCTTCCCCACCCCGGTCCCGCACCCCGGCGGGGCGACCCCCGCCCCTCCGCCtcgctcccgccccgccgccggcgcTAGGCCACGggcgcccccgccccgctctccccgccgccccggccccgccgcgccgccgccccgcaTCCCTCCCCGAGCGCCCCCGCTGCCGCCCGagcgccgccgcccggcccctcCCGCCCCGTACCTGCAgaggcggcggcgccgcgggcGCTGCTGCGGAGCccgagggcggcggcggcttcggggggagaaggggagggagggagggcgcCGCTGCCTCCTCCCCTGTCCCCCCGCCGGGCTCGGCGGTCCCTGGCGGCCGGTGTCTCCGCGGGGGCGGGAGGAGGCGGCTCCGGCCCCAGGGCGCTGGCGGCGGCGGCTACATGGAGCTGCACGCCCCGCTACGCAGGGAGGCGCCCGggcgggcagcgcggccgcAACATCGATGCGCGGGGTCaggagggcggcggcggcggcggcggcggctcccccCCGGCGCACTCACCCCGGAGCAGCCCGGGCCCCGCTCTCGGCTcctcccgccgcctccgccgGGCTCGTTATTGACTTTCAGGAAAACTCCCGACGTCACCGGCTCCCCCCGAGTGTCTCCCCCTccgcggcggtggcggcggcggcatCCCCGGCTCTCGCGAGAAGCGCGGCGGGGACGGGGGGGCCGCCAGACAGCGCGGGGGGAGCCAGACAGAGGGGGGCGGCTGAG TTACACAGCCCCCACCCCGAGCTTGCCCTGTGA